Proteins encoded together in one Onychomys torridus chromosome 1, mOncTor1.1, whole genome shotgun sequence window:
- the Tmem86a gene encoding lysoplasmalogenase-like protein TMEM86A — MGWLRGDVVRFTDSSPSARRAGGIVLLPGFVPSSAHLALGASWPCNPERVPAATAAAAAAMVSPVTVVKSEGPKLVPFFKATCVYFVLWLPSSSPSWVSALIKCLPIFCLWLFLLAHGFRFLLAHPSASLIFVGLVFSAVGDAFLIWQDHGYFEYGLLMFAGTHILYASAFGMRPLALRTGLVIGVLSGLCYALLYPGLSGAFTYLVGVYVALISFMGWRAMAGLRLVGAAWRWTELAAGSGALLFIISDLTIAVNKFRFPVPYSRALIMSTYYAAQMLIALSAVESREPVEAYRLSKAD; from the exons ATGGGTTGGCTCCGTGGTGACGTCGTGAGGTTCACAGACAGTTCTCCGAGCGCCAGGCGCGCGGGAGGTATTGTACTTCTCCCCGGCTTTGTTCCATCGTCTGCTCACCTGGCGCTAGGTGCGTCCTGGCCGTGCAACCCGGAGCGGGTGCCAGcagccactgccgccgccgccgccgccatggtGTCCCCGGTCACTGTG GTGAAGAGTGAGGGGCCCAAACTGGTGCCCTTCTTTAAGGCCACCTGCGTGTATTTTGTGCTCTGGCTGCCCTCATCCAGCCCATCATGGGTCAGTGCCCTTATCAAGTGCCTGCCCATcttctgcctctggcttttcCTTCTGGCCCAtggcttcaggttcctgctggcCCACCCCAGTGCCTCCCTCATCTTTGTGGGGCTCGTCTTCTCTGCTGTGGGTGATGCCTTCCTCATCTGGCAAGACCACGGCTACTTTGAGTATG GTCTCCTGATGTTTGCTGGGACACACATACTGTATGCCTCGGCCTTTGGCATGCGGCCACTGGCTCTCCGGACAGGTTTGGTGATTGGAGTGCTGTCAGGCCTGTGCTATGCTCTACTCTACCCAGGGTTGTCAGGTGCCTTCACCTACTTGGTAGGGGTCTATGTGGCCCTTATCAGCTTCATGGGCTGGAGAGCTATGGCAGGGTTGCGGCTGGTTGGGGCAGCCTGGCGATGGACGGAGCTGGCGGCTGGCAGTGGGGCACTGCTCTTCATCATCTCAGACCTGACCATCGCCGTCAACAAGTTCCGCTTTCCTGTGCCCTACTCTCGGGCGCTCATCATGTCCACATACTATGCTGCTCAGATGCTCATCGCCCTGTCGGCTGTCGAGAGCCGAGAGCCGGTGGAAGCCTATAGACTGAGCAAGGCCGACTGA
- the Igsf22 gene encoding LOW QUALITY PROTEIN: immunoglobulin superfamily member 22 (The sequence of the model RefSeq protein was modified relative to this genomic sequence to represent the inferred CDS: inserted 9 bases in 7 codons; substituted 10 bases at 10 genomic stop codons) codes for MTTYHQQTAPEYVSVVFSSSTSRTTKMAGGSEWLTSDDSDKNRCVASNEHIDAIAPSLLVTVDQGKLGQEAVEEDGSNLGLPDPPPPKKKKQRVTEEKDSGSLLEVPKTDWTRVIWILKAPEDMETKVDTTIXFDCIVELKDPNTEMIXNKNPELFRIQYSLGKEHMRKVGTKYMLVITNINMSNASVYILTVGDNWMSARLDFMPKFNSNELKRGDKXEISGHEGGLTXTLKIKDARLGNSGEFSAQLPYDHESGLHGLQARLLPKVTXYXDVTXVTKXEHVSMEHREDQDLLTISDCIHKDINLVLLKLKNDSHTATATVCISMYRPKPCQGPVQFLELLVNXVHRKWKARLQNKPPGLASQPPVANVTRELVTITXKIPAQDGAGXVLGYLVEWRKKGNNLWVPVNKNPIQVRAVYNKATLGHPSMLISSVVAKDPKTPGQVQGPRMSDSCNSSISLGWCEPVEXDPPSSYILEMRAEGSKQXSKYMKDPNSDTHYTAGTLTKKQKCFFHIRDVSEAGVGDPVELDEGPQDTTTRSLEPRRLFDNEKSLLPNTSLKDSITIKGWKTTTKVKNYXPFLGSSTKCSNXEVCWILLQNEFRGARYGVYMLVVQVVAETFCSYPCTLHQRTSAAYPSQKESVVWFHLPTVWAVTLTWNHXPDVQDDGEAHYVTCWFTAAKRVFSNKCMEDLNTMLKLYQQDWHYAPHFLIHCDQWPGLHHHWHFLGNPWLMVTIYKGDVNITVNSKFWHNFSSTVCTLVIPTCTLKDSREYXALKNGLGKDHSSCVLTVYGAQLSTKKIMLPEQLLNCVSTKPGGCRDGGGGSSFHSTTRDP; via the exons ATGACCACTTACCACCAGCAGACGGCACCGGAATATGTGTCTGTGGTGTTCTCCAGCTCCACCTCTCGGACAACCAAGATGGCGGGAGGCAGTGAATGG CTGACCTCAGATGATTCAGACAAGAACAGGTGTGTTGCAAGCAATGAGCACATAGATGCCATTGCACCATCCCTGCTGGTAACAGTGG ATCAAGGAAAACTAGGTCAAGAAGCTGTGGAAGAAGATGGAAG CAATCTAGGGctccctgacccccccccccccaaaaaaaagaagcagagggTGACAGAAGAGAAGGATTCTGGGAGTTTGCTTGAGGTACCCAAGACAGACTGGA CTCGGGTCATTTGGATTCTAAAGGCACCAGAAGACATGGAGACCAAAGTTGACACCACCA TCTTTGACTGCATTGTAGAGCTGAAGGACCCCAATACTGAAATGATATGAAACAAG AACCCTGAGCTTTTCAGGATCCAATATTCCCTGGGAAAGGAGCATATGAGAAAGGTGGGCACCAAGTACATGCTGGTTATTACCAACATAAACATGAGCAATGCCAGTGTCTACATCCTGACTGTGGGAGACAACTGGATGAGTGCT AGACTTGATTTCATGCCGAAGTTCAACAGCAATGAGCTGAAGAGGGGGGACAAGTAGGAGATCTCAGGCCATGAGGGTGGCCTGACCTAGACACTTAAGATCAAAGATGCCAGACTCGGCAACAGTGGCGAGTTCTCTGCCCAA CTGCCCTATGACCATGAAAGTGGGCTACATGGCTTACAAGCAAGGCTATTGCCCAAAGTGACCTGAT AAGATGTTACGTAGGTGACCAAGTAGGAGCATGTGTCCATGGAGCACAGAGAAGACCAGGATCTGCTCACCATCTCTGATTGTATACATAAAGACATCAACTTAGTCCTGCTCAAGCTCAAGAATGACAGTCACACAGCAACTGCTACTGTGTGCATCTCAATGT ACCGTCCAAAGCCTTGCCAAGGCCCAGTGCAGTTCCTGGAGCTCTTGGTTAACTGAGTGCACAGGAAATGGAAGGCCCGCCTGCAAAACA AACCCCCTGGCCTTGCCTCTCAGCCTCCAGTGGCTAATGTGACCAGGGAATTGGTGACCATCACATAGAAAATCCCTGCCCAGGATGGGGCAG CAGTGCTTGGCTACCTTGTCGAGTGGAGAAAGAAAGGCAATAATCTGTGGGTGCCAGTCAACAAGAACCCCATCCAGG TTAGAGCTGTGTATAATAAGGCCACCCTAGGACATCCCAGCATGCTAATCAGTTCAGTGGTGGCCAAGGATCCT AAAACTCCAGGCCAGGTACAGGGCCCAAGAATGTCTGATTCCTGCAACTCAAGCATCTCCCTTGGCTGGTGTGAGCCTGTAG GGGACCCACCATCCAGCTACATCCTTGAGATGAGAGCTGAAGGCAGCAAACAGTAGAGCAAGTACATGAAAGATCCCAACTCTGATACCCACTACACAGCAGGGACCCTCACCAAGAAGCAGAAATGCTTCTTCCATATCCGAGATGTCAGTGAGGCTGGGGTTGGAGACCCTGTGGAGCTAGATGAGGGCCCACAAGACACCACCACCAG GTCCCTGGAGCCTAGGAGACTATTTGATAATGAGAAGAGCCTTCTTCCAAATACTTCCCTG AAAGACAGCATTACAATCAAGGGCTGGAAAACCACCACCAAGGTCAAAAACTA CCCATTCCTCGGTAGCAGCACCAAGTGTTCCAACTAAGAAGTGTGTTGGATCTTGCTCCAGAATGAGTTTAGAGGCGCACGCTATGGTGTCTACATGCTTGTG GTACAGGTGGTGGCAGAGACCTTCTGCAGCTATCCTTGCACACTCCACCAAAG GACATCTGCTGCCTACCCCTCACAGAAGGAAAGTGTGGTATGGTTCCATCTTCCAACAGTCTGGGCAG TGACTCTGACCTGGAACC ATCCTGATGTCCAAGACGATGGTGAGGCCCACTATGTCACATGCTGGTTCACTGCAGCCAAGCGTGTCTTCAGCAACAAGTGCATG gaggacctGAACACCATGCTGAAATTGTATCAGCAGGACTGGCACTATGCACCCCACTTTCTGATCCACTGTGATCAGTGGCCAGGACTACACCATCACTGGCACTTCcttgggaacccatggctcatggtGACTATCTACAAGGGTGATGTCAACATCACTGTCAATTCCAAGTTCTGGCACAACTTCAGCAGCACTGTGTGTACCCTGGTCATCCCCACCTGCACGCTGAAGGACAGTCGTGAATA TGCACTGAAGAATGGGCTAGGCAAGGACCACAGCAGCTGCGTGCTCACTGTCTATG GTGCTCAACTAAGCACTAAGAAGATAATGCTTCCAGAACAGCTGCTGAACTGTGTCAGCACTAAGCCAGGAGGGTgcagggatggaggtgggggatCCAGCTTCCACTCCACAACCAGAGATCCCTGA